In Solanum stenotomum isolate F172 chromosome 6, ASM1918654v1, whole genome shotgun sequence, one DNA window encodes the following:
- the LOC125868816 gene encoding uncharacterized protein LOC125868816 — MEDFPSVSAYCQHLKSLSYQLKNVGSPVDNNRLVLQLVSGLIEPYKSVATLIRQRDPLPQFYQARSMLTLEEAGLARKAAHRSSSVMVTHESTSSHDIIDHSSSHRNTNGRKMNQYHNNNRSNNGGRRGSKGGSGGGG; from the coding sequence ATGGAAGATTTTCCAAGTGTCTCTGCCTATTGTCAGCACCTCAAATCTTTGTCGTACCAACTCAAGAATGTCGGCTCTCCCGTCGACAACAATAGACTAGTTCTTCAACTAGTCTCTGGCCTCATCGAACCCTACAAAAGTGTGGCCACTCTCATTCGCCAACGTGATCCTTTACCCCAATTTTATCAGGCCCGTTCGATGCTCACTCTTGAAGAGGCCGGCCTTGCTAGGAAGGCGGCACATAGATCCTCATCAGTTATGGTTACTCATGAGTCAACTAGCTCGCATGATATTATTGATCATTCATCTTCACACCGCAATACTAATGGTAGGAAGATGAACCAATACCACAACAATAATCGCAGCAACAATGGTGGTCGTAGAGGTAGCAAGGGTGGTAGCGGTGGTGGGGGTTAG
- the LOC125867853 gene encoding peroxidase 6-like → MALPLLSIFLFSSLTLFSLTESKLNVDYYNKTCPQFEKIIQQIVVDKQLAAPTTAAGALRLFFHDCMVGGCDASLLISSNSFSQAERDTDINLSLPGDAYDVVTRAKTALELQCPGIVSCADILAVATRDLITMVGGPFYKIRLGRKDSFESYAKDVEGHIARPNMTMDTIINMFASKNLNVQEMVALMGAHTIGFSHCSEFSKRLFKFSQTSEFDPTMNPTYVQALQTLCGNNTKDMAAFNDVMTPGKFDNMYFINLQKGLGLLASDQAMIYDQRTKPFVELYAKDQDAFFKAFAHAMEKVSVYKVKLGKMGEVRRRCDVVNQLQVNPNKKIGS, encoded by the coding sequence ATGGCATTACCACTTCtctcaattttccttttttcatcTCTAACCTTATTTTCTCTTACAGAATCCAAACTCAATGTTGACTATTACAACAAAACAtgtcctcaatttgaaaaaatcatcCAACAAATCGTCGTCGATAAGCAACTCGCGGCCCCCACCACCGCGGCTGGGGCCCTCCGCCTCTTCTTCCACGATTGCATGGTGGGAGGATGTGACGCGTCGTTATTGATTTCCTCAAATTCCTTTTCCCAAGCCGAGCGTGACACGGATATCAACCTCTCCCTCCCGGGGGACGCTTATGATGTTGTCACACGTGCAAAGACTGCATTAGAACTCCAATGCCCTGGCATTGTATCTTGTGCAGATATTTTAGCTGTTGCAACTCGTGACTTGATTACAATGGTTGGAGGTCCATTTTACAAAATTCGCCTAGGGcgaaaagatagctttgaatcGTACGCAAAAGATGTTGAAGGACATATTGCTAGGCCTAACATGACTATGGacacaataattaatatgtttgcatcaaaaaatttaaatgtacAAGAAATGGTAGCATTAATGGGTGCACATACAATTGGATTTTCTCATTGTTCGGAATTTAGCAAGAGATTATTCAAATTTAGTCAGACGTCAGAATTTGATCCTACTATGAACCCTACATATGTGCAAGCGTTACAAACCTTGTGTGGGAATAACACGAAGGATATGGCTGCGTTCAATGACGTGATGACACCTGGCAAATTCGACAACATGTATTTCATAAACTTGCAAAAGGGGCTAGGGTTATTGGCATCTGATCAAGCTATGATTTATGACCAAAGGACAAAGCCATTTGTGGAGCTTTATGCAAAGGATCAAGATGCATTTTTCAAGGCATTTGCACATGCAATGGAGAAAGTGAGTGtttataaagttaaattagGGAAAATGGGAGAGGTGAGACGTAGATGTGATGTTGTGAATCAATTACAAGTAAATCCAAACAAGAAAATTggtagttaa
- the LOC125867846 gene encoding chaperone protein dnaJ 16, with protein sequence MPGHKSKSEKGEAEKPLRRDPYEVLGVSRNSTDQEIKSAYRKLALKYHPDKNANDPKAADMFKEVTFSYNILSDQDKRRQYDSAGFEAVESESQDLELDLSSLGTVNTMFAALFSKLGVPIKTTVSATVLEEALNGSVSIQPLPLGQPLCKKVEKQSAHFYSVTITEKEAKGGLVCRVHSREKSKFKLLYFDQEENGGLSLALQEDSSKTGKVTSAGMYFLGFPVYHMDQTQTSAAATKDPDSAFFKKLDGFQPCEITELKAGTHVFAIYGDNFFKSVSYTIEVVCAEPFTEEKENLRAVEAQILSKRVELSKFETEYREVLTQFTEMTSRYAQEMQAIDELLKDRNEIHASYTSLPVMKRSSSSSNRSKNKGGSKAASEDGPVKEKKSLRDRTKKKKWFNIPLKVDKRKAC encoded by the exons atgccAGGGCATAAGTCAAAATCAGAGAAGGGTGAGGCAGAAAAGCCTCTAAGGAGAGATCCTTATGAGGTTTTAGGTGTTTCCAGGAATTCTACAGATCAAGAAATCAAAAGTGCTTACAGGAAATTAGCTTTGAA GTATCATCCTGACAAGAATGCAAATGACCCTAAAGCAGCAGACATGTTCAAGGAGGTCACCTTTTCATATAACATTTTATCTGATCAAGATAAAAGGCGTCAATATGACTCAGCTGGCTTTGAG GCTGTTGAGTCAGAAAGCCAAGATTTGGAGCTTGATCTGTCAAGTTTGGGAACCGTGAATACTATGTTTGCTGCACTCTTTAG TAAGCTTGGTGTACCAATAAAAACCACAGTCTCTGCAACTGTTCTAGAGGAAGCCTTAAATGGTTCAGTATCTATTCAACCACTTCCACTTGGGCAACCTTTGTGTAAGAAG GTAGAGAAACAGTCTGCTCACTTCTACTCTGTTACAATAACAGAAAAGGAAGCGAAAGGGGGCCTTGTTTGCCGAGTTCATTCACGAGAAAAAAGCAAATTTAAG CTATTGTACTTTGACCAAGAAGAAAATGGTGGACTAAGCCTTGCATTACAG GAAGATAGTTCAAAAACAGGGAAAGTCACATCCGCTGGCATGTATTTTCTTGGTTTCCCAGTATATCACATGGATCAAACCCAGACATCG GCAGCAGCCACAAAGGATCCGGACTCTGCATTTTTCAAGAAACTGGATGGATTTCAACCATGCGAGATAACTGAGCTCAAAGCTGGCACACATGTTTTTGCAATTTATG gtgacaatttttttaaaagtgtgaGCTACACCATTGAAGTGGTCTGCGCTGAACCTTTTACCGAGGAAAAAGAGAATCTTAGAGCAGTAGAAGCTCAGATTTTGTCAAAAAGAGTGGAACTGTCTAAGTTTGAAACAGAATATAGGGAG GTCTTAACACAATTTACTGAGATGACAAGTAGATATGCTCAAGAAATGCAAGCT ATTGATGAGCTTCTTAAGGACCGCAATGAAATTCATGCTTCCTATACGAGTCTTCCTGTGATGAAacgtagtagtagtagtagcaATCGAAGTAAGAACAAAGGTGGATCCAAGGCAGCCAGTGAAGATGGCCCagtaaaagaaaagaagtcTTTAAGAGACCgaacgaagaagaagaaatggttCAACATTCCCTTAAAAGTTGATAAAAGGAAAGCTTGTTAA